In Aminivibrio pyruvatiphilus, one DNA window encodes the following:
- the pheS gene encoding phenylalanine--tRNA ligase subunit alpha yields the protein MTSIPSELHTIEQDFAGQLSRAATSEELQQVKVAFLGKKGILTSFLKKLGSLPPEERPAAGEAVNSLRDLMEARLAEGKKAIEEAESAEEERRNRIDVTLPARGREWGGIHPVAQLTQDVVEILAGLGFSVALGPEIEDDFHNFEALNIPASHPARDMQDTFYFPDGKLLRTHTSPVQVRSMLKYGAPIRIVCPGKVYRRDSDPTHSPMFNQLEGLLVEKDISVADMKGCLEALMAAIFARPLKARYRASYFPFTEPSLELDIECVECSGKNPSCRICKGTGWLEVAGLGMVHPNVLRYGGIDPDVYNGFAWGIGLDRIAMLKYRLTDLRVLFEGNVPYLLSGRTLSC from the coding sequence GTGACATCAATCCCCAGCGAACTGCATACAATAGAGCAAGACTTCGCCGGACAGCTTTCCCGGGCGGCCACGTCCGAAGAGCTGCAGCAGGTGAAGGTGGCCTTTCTCGGAAAAAAGGGAATCCTGACCTCCTTCCTTAAAAAGCTCGGATCGCTCCCCCCCGAGGAGCGTCCTGCCGCCGGAGAGGCGGTAAACTCCCTCCGGGACCTCATGGAAGCCCGCCTTGCCGAAGGAAAAAAGGCCATCGAAGAGGCCGAGTCGGCTGAAGAAGAGCGGCGGAACCGCATCGACGTCACACTCCCTGCCCGGGGCAGGGAATGGGGCGGCATCCATCCCGTGGCCCAGCTCACCCAGGATGTGGTGGAAATCCTCGCGGGGCTGGGATTTTCCGTGGCCCTCGGCCCTGAGATAGAAGATGACTTCCATAACTTTGAAGCCCTCAACATTCCGGCTTCCCATCCTGCAAGGGATATGCAGGACACCTTCTATTTCCCCGACGGGAAGCTGCTCAGGACCCACACCTCACCCGTGCAGGTCCGATCCATGCTGAAATACGGAGCCCCCATACGGATTGTCTGTCCCGGTAAAGTGTACCGCAGGGACAGTGATCCTACCCATTCCCCCATGTTCAACCAGCTCGAAGGCCTCCTGGTGGAGAAGGACATCTCCGTGGCCGACATGAAAGGATGCCTGGAAGCGCTTATGGCCGCCATCTTTGCCCGTCCCCTGAAGGCCCGGTACAGGGCGAGCTATTTCCCCTTCACAGAACCCTCCCTGGAGCTGGACATCGAGTGCGTGGAATGCTCGGGCAAGAACCCCTCCTGCCGGATCTGCAAGGGGACGGGGTGGCTTGAAGTGGCGGGGCTCGGCATGGTGCACCCCAACGTGCTCCGGTACGGGGGAATCGACCCTGACGTCTACAACGGCTTTGCGTGGGGCATCGGCCTCGACCGCATCGCCATGCTGAAATACAGGCTCACCGACCTGCGCGTCCTCTTTGAAGGCAACGTGCCCTATCTTCTCTCGGGGAGGACCCTCTCATGCTGA